Proteins from one Anastrepha obliqua isolate idAnaObli1 chromosome 2, idAnaObli1_1.0, whole genome shotgun sequence genomic window:
- the LOC129238658 gene encoding transcription factor grauzone, protein MTCRLCLRTLIPENAICLFESPEKETKLVKLIAKYLHLEITQDDPISTSLCEDCSDHLEEFHKFWTYVDLKQSSLGSEFLAVKCSEIKKDVSVLIDVSEENADSQEEILLDLKDIPAPETYDSSNIDIVPVPENISVTPDIKLDVDVDSYNNLEVDSDWKNEDESFDDDIPLLSLKDKLQKNSSSRTKIIVKNHVRIKKIGQKCKKEQSSTEKQGLRTEAAKRNEEIIGNCMLLNCDLCNVCVENYNDLRLHFTQVHNRTTYVKCCGKTFRKPNILAEHVQWHTDPSKFKCDICGKQLRSSKCLASHMKMIHSKKEEHSEKVCCPICSKVFRGQKCLDNHIRRHKDDREYPCEICNKSFANPQRLRKHIEAIHENLHRHICDICGKAFKFKPSFERHVLEHQGIIEPPVQCDICGEWSKNKHVHRLHQFKHNNIDTDCKFCGRKCRSRTALRGHINYMHKKKYDLQCSFCDKTFKETRNLEEHMATHTGAQLYSCPHCSKECRSRSNMYVHIKRMHVNEWFQSKVARSNDPTLRVENVS, encoded by the exons ATGACTTGTCGATTGTGCTTGCGCACTTTAATACCGGAAAATGccatttgtttatttgaatCTCCTGAAAAGGAGACGAAGCTTGTTAAGTTAATAGCAAAATACTTACATTTGGAG ATAACGCAGGATGACCCGATATCAACTTCATTGTGTGAAGATTGCAGTGATCATTTGGAAGAATTTCACAAATTCTGGACCTATGTCGATTTAAAGCAGAGTTCGTTGGGTAGTGAATTCCTCGCAGTTAAATGCAGTGAAATAAAGAAAGACGTATCGGTATTAATTGATGTCAGTGAGGAGAATGCTGATAGCCAAGAAGAAATACTGCTAGATTTAAAAGATATACCAGCACCAGAAACTTATGACAGCAGCAACATTGACATAGTGCCGGTGCCCGAAAACATAAGTGTTACCCCAGATATCAAATTGGATGTCGATGTAGATTCGTATAATAATTTAGAAGTCGATTCAGATTGGAAAAATGAAGACGAATCGTTTGATG ATGATATTCCATTGTTAAGCTTAAAggataaattacaaaaaaattcttcaagtcGAActaaaattattgtgaaaaatcaTGTTCGTATAAAAAAGATCGGCCAAAAGTGTAAGAAGGAGCAGTCTTCTACTGAGAAGCAAGGATTGAGAACGGAAGCTGCGAAACGAAATGAAGAAATAATTggaaattgcatgcttttgaatTGTGATCTGTGTAATGTGTGTGTTGAAAATTACAACGATCTTCGATTGCATTTCACACAAGTACATAACAGAACAACATATGTGAAgtgttgtggaaaaacattcCGTAAACCAAACATATTAGCTGAACACGTTCAATGGCATACGGATCCCAGTAAATTCAA ATGTGATATCTGTGGCAAACAGTTGCGGTCTAGCAAGTGCCTGGCAAGTcacatgaaaatgatccattccAAAAAGGAAGAACATAGTGAAAAAGTATGCTGCCCTATTTGTTCGAAGGTATTTCGGGGGCAGAAATGTCTCGACAATCACATACGAAGACATAAAGACGATAGAGAATATCCCTGTGAAATATGTAACAAAAG CTTTGCAAACCCGCAACGCTTACGTAAACATATTGAGGCCATACACGAGAACCTCCACCGCCATATATGTGACATATGTGGTAAAGCATTTAAATTCAAACCCTCATTTGAAAGGCACGTGCTTGAGCACCAAGGCATAATAGAGCCACCGGTTCAATGTGATATATGTGGAGAGTGGTCTAAGAATAAGCATGTTCACAGGCTGCATCAATTTAAACACAATAACATTGACACGGACTGTAAGTTTTGTGGACGCAAATGCCGCTCGCGCACTGCGTTGCGAGGTCACATCAATTATATGCACAAGAAAAAGTATGATTTACAATGCAGCTTTTGCGACAAAACTTTCAAAGAGACTAGAAACCTAGAA GAACATATGGCTACGCACACGGGTGCACAATTATATTCTTGTCCGCATTGTTCCAAGGAATGCCGCTCAAGGTCGAACATGTACGTTCATATTAAACGTATGCACGTGAATGAATGGTTTCAATCGAAAGTGGCGCGTTCAAATGATCCAACACTGAGAGTGGAAAACGTCAgctga